The Ignavibacteriales bacterium sequence TACTCCGGGATTCTGTGATGAAATTCTCCACATTTATCTTGCAGAAGAATTAATACCAGGTGATCATGCTAGAGAAGAAGGTGAAGAAGGAATGGAGATAGTTGAATTGACAATCGAAGAAATTGAAGAAAAAATCCGGAACGGAAAGATTGTTGATGCTAAAACGATTTGCGGCCTCTCGATGTACAAACTTGGTCTTGGATTCTAGATACTAGATGCTAGTTGCTAAATACTAGAGAAAGTATTTATCGAGGACTTTGATGTTCTTTCTGAACAGATTGGATAAATAAATTTAATTTTTTACCAAGAGTTTCTAATTTTAAATGTAATTCGTCAAAAAGATTTTCATCAATCAACGATTTAGTCTCGAAAAGTGTTCCCAAATGGTCGATTGTTTCATCATTCGACGCTAATGCAATTATAAGAAAATGAATAAATTCATTCTTATAATATCTTCTACCGTATCCTTCAACAATATTTGATTTTACAGATTTGCATGATCTTCTAATCTGGCCACCAACTTCATACATCTCAAACTTTGGTAATTTTTCTAATGTAATTTTATGAATATCAATCACAACTTCGCGGGCAAGCTTCCATATTTCTAAATTTTTATAACTCATATAAAATTAAATAAGTTATCAGATTTTCTGTTTATGGGTTGAACCATCGAGAATCCAGTAACAAGGATCCGGTATCAAGAAATCATTCATTAGTTAACTCATCCAATTCTACTTTATGAAGATGAGTTATTTTCTTACCAAGAAATCTTTCTGCAACTTCACGGAATTTTACCGGAACGTCACTTACATAAAATTCAGCTTGTCCATGATGAACAGATTGATTGCGCAACCCCCTTCCATTCAGATAATCCTCAACCAATCTTGCGGCCGGAGTGCCGGAATCGATCAGTTTAACATTTTTTCCAACAACTTTTTGAATAACGTCCGCAAGAATTGGATAATGAGTGCAGCCAAGAATTAAACTGTCAATTTTCTTTTTATGAAGTTCTCCCAGATATTCTTTAGCAATAATTTCAGTTACTTTATGATCGAGCCATCCTTCTTCTGCAAGCGGAACGAATAGCGGGCATGCTTGTTCATAAACTTTCACTTTCGGATTTAGCTTCTTCAATTCATGTGCATATGCTTTATTGTTGATTGTCGCCCTGGTTCCGATCACACCAACAATTCCTTTTTTTGATTCTTGCAAAGCTAATTTTGCTCCAGGCTCAATCATTCCAACGACCGGAATTGTTAAAAATCTTCTCAGTTCTTTTAGCGCAACAGATGATGCAGTATTGCATGCAACAACAAGTAGTTTAATGTTTTTTCTTAATAAGAAATTTGCCGCTTGAATGGAATATTCCACAACCGTTTCATTCGATTTTGAGCCGTAAGGTACGCGGGCAGTATCGCCAAAGTATATAATATTTTCATTTGGCATTAGCCGAGCAACAGACTTAACAACAGTTAAACCGCCAATACCGGAATCAAAAAAACCAATTGGATTTGTTCTGTTCATAAAATTCAAATTGTCACCTATAACATTTCTTCTATTGTTTGAGTTAGTTCGTGAGTGATGAGTTCATTTACATCGGAAGAGATTTTTTTTCTATTGCGGTCAAGTATATAGAATGAATCCACAACATCGTCACCCTTCGTTGCAATCTTTGCAAAATAGATTGAGAGACCAAGTTCATTCATCTTTTTTGTTATCTGATACAACAGACCTAGACGGTCGGGTGAATAAACATCTATGATTGTAAATTTATCGTGTTTTTCAAATGCAATTTTGATTTTCCCCTTTCGTTTAAAAAGCTTGTTCTCAATCCGCCACCATTTAGATTTTATTTGGCTAAACTCTTTTGTGATTTGTAATTCATTTTCGACGGCGAGATAAACATCATTCGTAATTTTTGAATAACGTTCTTCTTCAACTGTTCCGCCGGTTCTGAAATCTGAAACATTAAAACTGTCGATAACAATTCCGTCTTTACGTGTAAATATTTTTGCATCGTGAATATTGAGATCGTTTATGGAAAGAGCACCGCACATTCTTGAAAGTAACGCTTCTGAATCCCGTGTAATTATAGTAACCACCGTAAAAGCGCCGTCCTCTTTAAAGAAGACAGAAACAGGTGAACCCTTTTCAATCTCTTCGATATGCTGATTAATTTCTTCCGGAGAAAAATGATGGAGATAACTTAGGTCGTTTATCGATTCAATATGATCCTTGAAAGAATCTTCAGAATACATTTCCGAACCATTTATAATTTCTTGCAAATTGCTGGCAAGCAGATCATGACCGGTTATGCGCTCATCGAGCATTGTTTTTGTTTTTCGGTAAAGTTCATTAAGAAGATCGCTTTTCCATTGTGTCCACACTACTTGCGATACCGCCGAGAGATCGGCATAAGTTACAAGATAAAGCAAATCGAGTAGTTCAGAATTAGCAAATAGCGTTGCAAAATTGTTGAGTGTTGAAGCATCATTCAAATTGCGGCGGAATGCAACTTGTTCCATGGTTAAATGATGGTGAACGAGGAACTGAACAATTTCAATTTCTTCTAAACCGTAACCAAGTCGTTCCATTATGGAATTAGCAATTTCCGCACCGATGATCTCGTGTCCTGAAAGACTAATCGGTTTAGCAATATCGTGAAATAGAATCGCGAGAAATAAAATATCTTTATTGCGTAATCCTTGAAACAATTTTCCAAGAGTAGAACTTTCAATGGAAAGTTTTTCAACATTATTCAATGCAATTAGAGTATGCTCATCTGCCGTATAACAATGATAAACTCCGGGCTGAAAAAATCCGACCAGATCTTTGAACTCCGGCAAAAATGCACTCAGTACACCAACCTCATTCATTGCAGTTAAAGTTTTGCCTACGTTCTTAGGCAATTTTAATATCTCACGGAAAAATACTGATGATTGCGGTTCGAATAATTGTGTCTCTTCATGATCAATCACAGCTTCGATAATTTGAGAGCGCAAGTTTTCTTCAAACCGGGCATCATGCAAACCGCGGTAATAATATGCCCTAAGAATTGTAGATAGCGATAATCTTTTTTCATGCGTCAAAGAAATACTTTTTCCTTTGAGAGAAAAGTCGTCATCGAGTTGAATAGAAAGATAATTGCTTAGAGGTGGAGTAAGTTCTTCTTCGAACCGTTTCATCATTGTAACTGAAAATCTCTTTACAACATTTGCAGCATCAAAATATTTACGCATGAATGCGTGCCAGCCGTCGCCGGAGTATCCAAGAACATTTGCAATTCTTTCCTGATAAATAAATTCCAGCCGGTCATTCTTATTCCCGCTTAAGAGATGAAGATGATTCCTTGTGTTTAAAATTTGGCGGTAGCTTTCCTGGAGGCGAACAACGCCGCGCGGAATTAATATTTTGTTTTGCTTGAGCACACTCATGAAAGATTGAGTCTGTGTAATTTCCTCCTGCGATGTTAGCATCAAATTGTTTTGAAGTATATAAATCCATTCAACAACTTGAAGATCGCGAAGCCCCCCCGCGCTATATTTTACGTTTGGTTCTAAAACTTTTGCAGAACTACCATATTTGTCATATCTAAGTTTTATATCCTCGAAAAATTCGACTACCAATTTTTCTTTGTACTCGGCTGTAATTGTATCAAAGACTTTTTTGTTCCACTTCAAATAAAGTTTTTCATTGCCAAGAATATAACGCGTCTCAAAGTATTGTGTGAAGGCATGCAGATCTTCATCAAGAAATTTTTGTATATCTGAAAATTCGCGCAAAGTGGAGGAGACTTCTATACCCGAGTCCCATAAAAGAGTAACACAATCTTTTATAGTTTGTTCGTGTCCTTCCACTTTTTCGAAAATGAACATCAGATCAATATCGGAGTAGGGCGAAAGTTCTCTCCGGCTAAAACTTCCGACCGATGCAACCGCGCAGTTGAGTTTAATTCCTTTTAAGATTTTTTGAATATATTCTTCAACTAGCAAACTCCATTTAACAGAGAACTTGAAAGGATCTTTGAGAAGTTCTTCATCATTGAAAATATGATTACGATCTTCAAAAAATTTTTCTTTTAGTTTTAGAGGATCCATTTTACTCTTAACATATAATGCACGTAGGGGCGAGTTTACCTCGCCCCTACAAATTACGGAACGGTTTAACGTTACAAGTATCTATAATTTTTTAAATTTTGCCTGGAAAAATCTCAAGTGCTTGGGTTCATAAACCATTTTCAATCCTTTGATCTTCTTCCTGTTTTCAAAAACTTGAGCAATCGATTCAACGGTAACATCAATGTGAGCTTGAGTATAAACACGGCGCGGGAAAGTCAAACGGACTAATTCCAATTTTGGATAACGGTGTTTTCCCGTCTGCGGGTCACGCCCGGCTGATACAACTCCTCTTTCCATTGCACGTACACCGCTATCAACATAAATTTCCGCAGCTAGTGTTTGCGCCGGGAAAAGATCCTGACTAAGTTGAGGCAAGAATCTTTTTGCGTCAACGAATATTGCGTGGCCGCCGAAAGGATAAACAAGAGGAATATTATATTTTTCAAGCTGTTTACCGCAATACTCAACCTGTCCAATGCGAGCCTTGACGTTATCGAACTGAATCATTTCTTCCATTCCTCGAGCCATAGCTTCCATATCACGTCCTGCTAAACCGCCGTAGGTATGAAGTCCTTCGTAAACAACAACCATGTTACGAGCTTCTTCATAAGCATATTTATTGCGTGTAGCAAGAATACCGCCTATGTTAACCATCAAATCTTTTTTGGCGCTTACCCATAATCCATCAAAGTAAGAGCATATCTCTAATAGAATCTGTTCAATTGTTTTTTTCTCGTATCCCTTCTCTCTCATCTTTATGAAATATGCGTTTTCAGTTGCTCTTGTTGCATCGAACCAAAGTTGTATTTTGTGTTTTTTTAATAAGGAAGAAACTTCTTTTAAATTTTTCATCGAGAACGGTTGACCGCCTGCCATGTTTACCGGTCCGGCCATAAAAACATAAGAAATATTATCTGCGCCTTCTTTCTTAATCAAGTCTTCAAGTTTATTAACGTTTACATTACCTTTGAACGGATGTGTATTCTGAGGATCGTGTGCTTCATTAATAATAACATCAACAAATTTTCCGCCGGCAAGTTCTATGTGTTCGCGTGTTGTTGTAAAATACATATTGCCCGGAACTATGGAACCCGGTTTAACTAATATTTTAGAAATCATATGTTCGGCGGCGCGTCCTTGATGGGTTGGTACAAAGTAAGGCATACCATAATATTTTTTTACGTTATCCCATAAGTAATAAAAATTTCTGCTGCCGGCGTAAGCTTCATCGCCTAGCATCATACCAGCCCATTGATAATCACTCATAGCGTTTGTGCCGCTATCGGTTAGTAAATCAATGTACACATCTTCGCTCTTGAGTAGAAAAGTATTGTAACCAGCTGTCTTAGCTGCTTTCTCTCTATATTCACGAGTCGTCATCTTGATCGGCTCTACCATTTTTATTTTATACGGTTCCGCCCAGCTTCTTTTAATTATTTTAGACATGCTTTCTCCTTTATCATTAATTAGTTACTTGTTAATTGTTATCATGCTTGCAAACATTGAACCGTCATACAAATTTTTTCTTTAGTTTTTTTCTTTTCTGTTCGGCTATTATTTCCGAAGAGATTCCACCGCGAGTATTGAAATTCGCAGTTATCTTGATATAACGCGGTTTCATAACTTTTATAAGATCGTTCAGGATCCGGTTTGTTACAGCTTCAAAGTAAATTCCTTCATTACGGAATGATTGCAGATAAAATTTATAACTCTTTAGTTCTACACAAATTTTTTCCGGAATATATTCAAGGATAATAGTTGCAAAATCCGGTTGTCCCGTTACAGGGCAAACGGAAGTAAACTCCGGCGCGGTATGTATAATTGTGTAATCCCTTTCCGGGTTAGGATTAGGAAATGTTACGAGAAGTTTTTGTTTGTCGTTCATTAAATTTCTCTTTAATAATTTCAAAAGTAATAGAACACAGATGACGCAGATTCAACAGATTTTCACAGATTAATTATTTTGTAGCAATCTTTTAATTCATTACATCAATCATATAATTATAAAAATTTTTACAACTCATTCACAATTCGCCATTTTCAATTCTCAATTAATCATACCTCGGTTTTACATTATAAGGAATCGGATCTTCTGTACCTGCCTGTTCAAACCCACGCAAACGGAATGCACAACTATCACAGACACCGCAAGCCACATCTTCTCTCTGGTAACAAGACCAAGTCAAACTTAATGGAGCATTTAGTTCAATTCCCTTTTTAACAATATCGGCTTTAGAGAAATGAATTATAGGAGTTTCAATTTTAATTTTAGTTTCGGGTTTGGTACCAAGATCAACCATCTTTTCGTATGCTTCAAAAAATTCCGGACGGCAATCCGGGTAACCGCTTGCGTCTTCGTAAACAGCACCTATGAAAACGGCATCCGCGCCGATCACTTC is a genomic window containing:
- a CDS encoding four helix bundle protein, whose translation is MSYKNLEIWKLAREVVIDIHKITLEKLPKFEMYEVGGQIRRSCKSVKSNIVEGYGRRYYKNEFIHFLIIALASNDETIDHLGTLFETKSLIDENLFDELHLKLETLGKKLNLFIQSVQKEHQSPR
- the murI gene encoding glutamate racemase; translated protein: MNRTNPIGFFDSGIGGLTVVKSVARLMPNENIIYFGDTARVPYGSKSNETVVEYSIQAANFLLRKNIKLLVVACNTASSVALKELRRFLTIPVVGMIEPGAKLALQESKKGIVGVIGTRATINNKAYAHELKKLNPKVKVYEQACPLFVPLAEEGWLDHKVTEIIAKEYLGELHKKKIDSLILGCTHYPILADVIQKVVGKNVKLIDSGTPAARLVEDYLNGRGLRNQSVHHGQAEFYVSDVPVKFREVAERFLGKKITHLHKVELDELTNE
- a CDS encoding HD domain-containing protein — encoded protein: MDPLKLKEKFFEDRNHIFNDEELLKDPFKFSVKWSLLVEEYIQKILKGIKLNCAVASVGSFSRRELSPYSDIDLMFIFEKVEGHEQTIKDCVTLLWDSGIEVSSTLREFSDIQKFLDEDLHAFTQYFETRYILGNEKLYLKWNKKVFDTITAEYKEKLVVEFFEDIKLRYDKYGSSAKVLEPNVKYSAGGLRDLQVVEWIYILQNNLMLTSQEEITQTQSFMSVLKQNKILIPRGVVRLQESYRQILNTRNHLHLLSGNKNDRLEFIYQERIANVLGYSGDGWHAFMRKYFDAANVVKRFSVTMMKRFEEELTPPLSNYLSIQLDDDFSLKGKSISLTHEKRLSLSTILRAYYYRGLHDARFEENLRSQIIEAVIDHEETQLFEPQSSVFFREILKLPKNVGKTLTAMNEVGVLSAFLPEFKDLVGFFQPGVYHCYTADEHTLIALNNVEKLSIESSTLGKLFQGLRNKDILFLAILFHDIAKPISLSGHEIIGAEIANSIMERLGYGLEEIEIVQFLVHHHLTMEQVAFRRNLNDASTLNNFATLFANSELLDLLYLVTYADLSAVSQVVWTQWKSDLLNELYRKTKTMLDERITGHDLLASNLQEIINGSEMYSEDSFKDHIESINDLSYLHHFSPEEINQHIEEIEKGSPVSVFFKEDGAFTVVTIITRDSEALLSRMCGALSINDLNIHDAKIFTRKDGIVIDSFNVSDFRTGGTVEEERYSKITNDVYLAVENELQITKEFSQIKSKWWRIENKLFKRKGKIKIAFEKHDKFTIIDVYSPDRLGLLYQITKKMNELGLSIYFAKIATKGDDVVDSFYILDRNRKKISSDVNELITHELTQTIEEML
- a CDS encoding tryptophanase → MSKIIKRSWAEPYKIKMVEPIKMTTREYREKAAKTAGYNTFLLKSEDVYIDLLTDSGTNAMSDYQWAGMMLGDEAYAGSRNFYYLWDNVKKYYGMPYFVPTHQGRAAEHMISKILVKPGSIVPGNMYFTTTREHIELAGGKFVDVIINEAHDPQNTHPFKGNVNVNKLEDLIKKEGADNISYVFMAGPVNMAGGQPFSMKNLKEVSSLLKKHKIQLWFDATRATENAYFIKMREKGYEKKTIEQILLEICSYFDGLWVSAKKDLMVNIGGILATRNKYAYEEARNMVVVYEGLHTYGGLAGRDMEAMARGMEEMIQFDNVKARIGQVEYCGKQLEKYNIPLVYPFGGHAIFVDAKRFLPQLSQDLFPAQTLAAEIYVDSGVRAMERGVVSAGRDPQTGKHRYPKLELVRLTFPRRVYTQAHIDVTVESIAQVFENRKKIKGLKMVYEPKHLRFFQAKFKKL
- the queF gene encoding preQ(1) synthase; the encoded protein is MNDKQKLLVTFPNPNPERDYTIIHTAPEFTSVCPVTGQPDFATIILEYIPEKICVELKSYKFYLQSFRNEGIYFEAVTNRILNDLIKVMKPRYIKITANFNTRGGISSEIIAEQKRKKLKKKFV
- the queC gene encoding 7-cyano-7-deazaguanine synthase QueC, whose amino-acid sequence is MKRNKLAVVAVSGGMDSCVTAAIADQTHRLALIHINYGQRTETRELKAFHDVADYYKAEKRLVIDFGHFSKIGGSSLTDKSIEVSKADLTSKEIPSSYVPFRNANILSACVSWAEVIGADAVFIGAVYEDASGYPDCRPEFFEAYEKMVDLGTKPETKIKIETPIIHFSKADIVKKGIELNAPLSLTWSCYQREDVACGVCDSCAFRLRGFEQAGTEDPIPYNVKPRYD